One Pseudonocardia abyssalis DNA segment encodes these proteins:
- a CDS encoding alpha/beta hydrolase: MLEWSLLSGPLPGVVLVAGATGLVLLLAARGRRWWGRAVPVVLVSAVALTAAAVFVVDVVWQPFPDPIPLLVVLAVGVGLVAAGLAVARFRWWSPVAAVLVVLAAAQGVNGYYQEFPTVRTALGLAAADVLPFADVAARQRQYVGTRGTPLENGWRPPADMPDAGVVSQVDIPATTSGFPARPAWVYLPPAYLGSTRAQLPVLVLLSGQPGSPDDWLTSGELAQRADAYAAEHDGLAPVVVLPDHLGDPLANPLCVDSPLGNAFTYLTVDVPAWIRSTLQVTPGGWAVGGLSNGGTCSLQLAVNAPDLFATFVDISGEDAPTLGDRTQTIAEAFGGDEAAYRTVNPLDVLATRRFPATAGYLVGGLQDTVYLPQAEEVFAATQAAGMDVEFRPRPGEHTWEVWGPGLGDALPWLGTRLGITS, encoded by the coding sequence ATGCTCGAGTGGTCGTTGCTGAGCGGCCCGCTGCCGGGGGTGGTCCTCGTCGCCGGCGCCACGGGGCTGGTGCTGCTCCTCGCCGCCCGCGGGCGCCGCTGGTGGGGGCGGGCCGTGCCGGTCGTGCTCGTCTCCGCGGTCGCGCTCACCGCCGCCGCGGTGTTCGTCGTCGACGTCGTCTGGCAGCCCTTCCCCGACCCGATCCCGCTGCTCGTGGTGCTCGCCGTCGGGGTGGGGCTGGTCGCGGCGGGGCTGGCGGTGGCCCGGTTCCGGTGGTGGTCTCCGGTGGCCGCGGTGCTCGTGGTCCTGGCTGCGGCGCAGGGCGTCAACGGCTACTACCAGGAGTTCCCGACGGTGCGCACCGCGCTCGGGTTGGCGGCAGCCGACGTCCTGCCCTTCGCCGACGTCGCGGCGCGCCAGCGCCAGTACGTCGGGACCCGGGGCACGCCGCTGGAGAACGGGTGGCGCCCGCCCGCCGACATGCCCGACGCGGGCGTCGTGAGCCAGGTCGACATCCCGGCGACGACGTCCGGCTTCCCCGCCCGCCCCGCCTGGGTCTACCTGCCCCCGGCCTACCTCGGCTCGACGCGCGCGCAGCTGCCCGTGCTCGTGCTCCTGTCCGGCCAGCCCGGCTCCCCCGACGACTGGCTCACCAGCGGCGAGCTCGCCCAGCGCGCCGACGCCTACGCCGCCGAGCACGACGGGCTCGCCCCGGTGGTCGTCCTGCCCGACCACCTCGGCGACCCGCTCGCCAACCCGTTGTGCGTCGACTCCCCGCTCGGCAACGCCTTCACCTACCTCACCGTCGACGTCCCCGCCTGGATCCGCTCGACGCTGCAGGTCACGCCGGGAGGCTGGGCCGTGGGCGGGCTGTCCAACGGCGGCACCTGCTCGCTGCAGCTCGCCGTCAACGCCCCCGACCTGTTCGCGACGTTCGTCGACATCTCCGGCGAGGACGCACCCACCCTCGGCGACCGCACGCAGACGATCGCGGAGGCGTTCGGCGGTGACGAGGCCGCCTACCGGACCGTCAACCCGCTCGACGTCCTGGCGACGCGGCGGTTCCCGGCCACCGCGGGCTACCTGGTCGGAGGGCTGCAGGACACCGTCTATCTCCCGCAGGCGGAGGAGGTCTTCGCGGCGACCCAGGCGGCCGGGATGGACGTGGAGTTCCGTCCCCGCCCCGGCGAGCACACCTGGGAGGTCTGGGGCCCTGGACTCGGCGACGCACTCCCCTGGCTCGGAACCCGACTGGGGATCACCTCGTGA
- a CDS encoding DMT family transporter produces the protein MAYALLVLAVVSGVVGSTSLKLSLGFRRPWPVVGTLLGYGVATVALGLLMEYLPVGVIHAVWGGGAAVLLTLVGRVVFGERITVSRVAGVALIVGGVVLLNLSGTL, from the coding sequence GTGGCGTACGCGTTGTTGGTCCTGGCCGTGGTGTCGGGGGTGGTGGGGTCGACCTCGCTGAAGCTGTCGCTGGGGTTCCGGCGCCCCTGGCCGGTGGTCGGCACGCTCCTCGGGTACGGGGTGGCGACCGTCGCGCTCGGGCTCCTCATGGAGTACCTGCCCGTCGGCGTCATCCACGCCGTGTGGGGCGGGGGAGCGGCGGTGCTGCTCACCCTGGTCGGGCGGGTGGTGTTCGGGGAGCGGATCACCGTCTCCCGCGTGGCCGGGGTGGCGCTGATCGTCGGCGGCGTGGTCCTGCTGAACCTGTCCGGCACGCTGTGA
- a CDS encoding DMT family transporter: MAGAIGAEICSTLLLKASDGFAHPWIGAAALAGFGVTLFLLSRALLTLPLGLAYAVWVGVGSVVVTLGGVLLFGDHVGPGGVVGIALVAAGVVVINL; the protein is encoded by the coding sequence ATGGCCGGCGCCATCGGGGCCGAGATCTGCTCGACGCTCCTGCTCAAGGCCTCCGACGGCTTCGCCCACCCGTGGATCGGGGCGGCGGCGCTGGCCGGGTTCGGCGTGACGCTGTTCCTGCTCTCCCGTGCCCTGCTGACACTCCCGCTGGGCCTCGCGTACGCGGTGTGGGTGGGCGTCGGCAGCGTCGTGGTGACCCTCGGTGGGGTGCTGCTGTTCGGCGACCACGTCGGCCCGGGCGGGGTCGTCGGGATCGCGCTGGTGGCGGCGGGGGTCGTGGTGATCAACCTGTGA
- a CDS encoding TetR/AcrR family transcriptional regulator, giving the protein MSRGPNDPGRRDRIVAAAVDLMGRDGLHTITHRAVAAHAGVPLGSTTYYFRDLDDLLLAAVAVALEHSRGRIDDWDADLPTGATAEQVCRSLAEMTVGYLTEHTARTVLDYELYAAGLRREQLRARSAEWIGLLRTALHGRFDPLTADALTAAVDGFTLQALLARGTPTVDACEALLRRVVAG; this is encoded by the coding sequence GTGAGCCGGGGTCCCAACGACCCGGGCCGCCGCGACCGGATCGTCGCCGCCGCCGTGGACCTGATGGGCCGTGACGGCCTGCACACGATCACCCACCGGGCCGTCGCCGCGCACGCGGGCGTGCCGTTGGGGTCCACCACCTACTACTTCCGCGACCTCGACGACCTGCTGCTCGCCGCCGTCGCGGTGGCGCTGGAGCACTCGCGCGGGCGCATCGACGACTGGGACGCCGACCTGCCGACCGGGGCCACCGCGGAGCAGGTGTGCCGTTCCCTCGCGGAGATGACCGTCGGCTACCTGACCGAGCACACCGCCCGCACGGTGCTCGACTACGAGCTCTACGCCGCCGGCCTGCGCCGCGAGCAGCTGCGGGCGCGCAGCGCGGAGTGGATCGGGCTGCTGCGCACCGCCCTGCACGGCCGGTTCGACCCCCTCACCGCCGACGCCCTCACCGCCGCCGTCGACGGCTTCACCCTGCAGGCCCTGCTCGCCCGCGGCACGCCGACCGTCGACGCGTGCGAGGCGCTGCTGCGCCGCGTCGTGGCAGGGTGA